The DNA sequence CCCTGGAAGAAAACACCCCCTGGGGCGAAAATCCGCCAAAGGGCTTGACTGCAGGTTACCCCTTATACCGCTTTGCCCAATGGTACCTGCCTAAAAAGGGATTTACCCACTACGAAATAGCAAGCTTTTCTCTGCCAGGACATTGGTGTAGACATAACATAGCTTACTGGCAGGGTGAAAATTTTCTAGGCATAGGCGCAAGCGCCTGGGGTTATCTCGACGGCTACAGGTACGGAAACGTCAAAGACATCAAGATCTATGCAAAAAAAATTTCAGAGGGAAAGCTTGCCATAGCCGATGAGGAGCTTTTGCCGACCGAGCAGGCAGCCAGGGAATCTGCCGTACTTGCCCTGAGGACGATGTGGGGGGTATCAGGACGTTTCTTTAGGAGGAGATGGGGATGGAAGGCCTACAGGGACTTTTGCGACACGTGGAGGGGATTGCCCGAGGACTGCAAAATCACCTGTCATGGGAGATACGCCCTTTCGCCAAAGGGCTTTCGGGTGGCAAATTCGCTTTGGGAGGAATTTCTGTGATCATGATGAACAAAAGCAGGCGTATGTGCCATGGCATGGACGCCTGCTTTTGTTAGTTTTAACCATAAATTAAGGCTTTGTCTACTTCCATCATCGCCTCTGTTATCTGAAACATGTTGGAGATCGTGCCTACGGCAACTTTGTCGGTTATTCCAAAATGATTCGTACACGTGCCGCAGACAAGGATGGCGGTTCCTCTTTTCTCGAGGTCCTTTAGTATATCGCAGGCACTTGAATCCGGCAGGGCCAAAAGTACGCCCTCGTTCATTAGCGCCAAAACCACAGGTGGTTCGTCTTGTTCGACCAGAACGCCAAGGAAGCTTTTCATCAACACTTCGCCCAATCCGTCGCTTGCCCTCCCAAGCGTATTTGAGAGAAGCAAGATCCCTACGGTCTTTCCTTTTTCAGTTGCCAAAGGCGTACCTGACGAAAGAGTCTCTTTAGGCGATTCCCGATGGCCTTCGGGCGAAACCTCCAATTTTCCACGAATGACAAAAATCCCGTCTTCCCGTTTCCCCTCTTCCACGACTCGATATCCGCGCGAATTCAGGAAACGCTTGACGTTTTGAAATGAAACGTCGTTATCTACCAAGACCTCGATCTCGGTTTCCCCCGAGTCTATCGCCTGTTTGGTGAGTATGACAGGCTTTGGGCAGGTCATTCCTCTTGCGTCAACTACTTTCATATCGCTCATGCGCTCCTTTTTAATCTGAAGTAAGAGCAAAACTGCCCTTGATCTTTAAATATAACCCTAAATCGAAGAAGCAAAGACCTTATAGCGATTCGATTTCAAAGCTTTTGACGATCTTTATTCCTGTCTCTTTCATCTCTTCAAGGCTTGCCCTAACGCTTTCTTCGCTTATGCCTCTAGAGGCGTCCAGGACGACATATGTATCGTAGCCCAATTTTCTGGCATCCATGGCGGTAGATTTTACGCAAAAATCGGTTGCCAGACCGCATACGAATATCCTTTCCGTGCCGGCTGCCTTTAAAGTTTCGGATAAACCGGTGCCGTCGAAGGCGGAGTATGCCTCGCGCGCAACATCGGTGGCCTTGCTTACGACAATGGCAGAATCGGGTATGAGAAGGTCGGGGTGAAATTCGGCACCCTTCGTATTTTGAACGCAGTGGGGAGGCCAAGTGCCGCCTTCATCCCTGAAGCTCTTGTGACGTTGCGGGTGCCAGTCTCGCGAGAAGATGACCAATCCGCCCCCTTTTTCAAACAGTTCGACAAGCCTGTTTACGATTGTAACTATCTCATCACCTCCAGGAACAGCCAGATTTCCTCCGGGACAGAAGTCCACCTGAACATCCACGACTATCAGGGCATCAGTCTTGCATATCGGCATCTCAAATATCCTCCTGTTAAATTCAATTTGCCAAGGGGTAATTTAATATAACTTTGAAATATAATACAATCATCTTATTTATAATCGTTTATTACTTTTAATATTGTCAAATTAAGGCTATATAATTATAAACGCTCTAGAAGTGTTCAAACAAAAAGATAGAAAATTTGAAAAAAACAAACAAAATAAAAGGAGGATGTATGTATGAATTTTGATCTAATCACCGCTTTTTCTATTGTTTTGCTCATCCTTTACATCGGCGATGTAGTATCTGTCAAGACGAAAGCCTTTGTGCCATCAGTATTCGTGTCTGCAGTCTTATTTCTGCTGGGTTTTTGGACAATTTTACCAAAGAACCTGATAGATTTGGCATGTCTGGGTCAACCGTTGGCGACGTTATCCATGTACCTGCTTTTGGTCCACATGGGTACGATGCTAAATATAAAAGAATTAGCCGCACAATGGAAGACCGTAGTCATATCTTTGGCGGGAATAGTGGGAATTGTCTTGGGGACCATGACATTAGGTAAATATCTCTTCGGATGGGAAGCGGTCGTCATCGCCACTCCACCTTTGACAGGAGGAATTGTCGCAGCTTTGATGATGCAGGATGCCGCAGCCCAGAAGGGCCTTGTTGAGCTTTCCGTATTGGCCATAGTGATGTACGTATCGCAGGGCTTTTTTGGCTACCCCCTTACGGCCATAGCCCTCAAACGTGAAGGAAAGAGGCTACTTTCTGCCTTTAGGAAGGGAGAGATTCAGGCTCAAGAGGTTACTGTCCCCGATAAAACAGCCCCTGCTTACAGCTCTAAGCTGCAAATATTTGCACAAGTTCCACCTAAATACAGGACGACCTACATGTACCTTCTAAAACTTGGCATTGTTGCCTGGGCGTCTGCCATGACTGCAACTGCTATCAACGAAGCTATATCCCGATTCGTCATATGTTTGGTATTTGGCGTCATAGCGGCAGAAATTGGCTTTCTTGAGCGCAGGCCTCTTGATCTGTCCAATTCCTTTGGTTTTATGATGACCACCCTAATGGCCTTTATATTCGCAGGATTGGCCAAGGCCACACCAGACATGATCATGAGGCTCATTGGCCCGCTTTTCGGGATAATAATCATCGGCGTCGTCGGGATGGCGATACTGTCGATGGCTTTGGGCAAAATTCTTGGGTATTCCACGGACATGGCCTTTGCCTGTGCATTAACGGCCCTTTACGGCTTCCCGCCAAATTATGTGTTGACCGAGGAGGCATCCAAAGCCTTAGCCGAGACGCCGGAGGAATTTAAATTTCTCATGGATACCATGTTGCCCAAGATGTTGGTCGGCGGATTTACTACGGTCACCATTGCTTCTGTCGTTTTAGCAGGGTTGTTTATTAAGTTGCTATAACAAATCAAACTGGAGGTGCATTCTCTAAAATGGACGTCAAAATGCTGGCGAAAGAGGTAAAGGATTACGTTATCGAGCTTAGGCGAGAATTTCACATGTATCCCGAAAGATCGGGCGAGGAGTTTCGGACATCCAAAAGGGTTAAAGAAGAGCTGGACAAGCTTGGCATTCCCTACATTGCTGCCGGCAGAACGGGCGTAATTGCTACGATCAGCGGACGTAAGCCGGGAAAGACCGTAGCTTTAAGGGCAGATATGGACGCCCTCGAAGTGCAGGAGAAAAACGACGTGCCATACAGATCTAAGAACGAAGGCCTGATGCATGCCTGCGGCCACGACGGACACACAGCCATGCTACTGGGTGCTGCCAAGGTATTGTCGGCGATGAGGGAAGAGCTCAAGGGAAATGTCAGGCTGATCTTTCAACCCGCCGAGGAAACCGCTAATGGCGCCGTGAAGATGATCGAAGATGGTGCCATGGAAGGCGTTGACAGCATCTTTGGCATACATCTTTGGAGCGGGCTGCCCATTGGCAAGGTCTCAGTCGAAGCTGGCCCCAGAATGGCAGCGGTAGATGTGTTTGACATAACCGTGCAGGGCAAAGGAGGGCACGGCTCTGCGCCCCATGAAGGAGTCGACGCCGTAGTAGTCGCATCGAACATGGTAATGGCGCTACAGACCGTGGTAAGTCGCGAGCTGTCGCCACTTGAGCCTGTCGTCGTAACGGTAGGCAAGCTCGTAGCAGGCACAAGGTTTAACGTTCTTGCATCTGAAGCCAAACTGGAAGGAACTAACAGGTATTTTAATCCCAAGATAAAAGACGTCTTGCCTGCAGCAATAGAAAGGATCGCCAAACACGTGGCAGCAGGCTTTAGGGCAGAGGCAAAGGTAAATTACACCTTTGCTACCTCACCCGTCATAAATGATCCGGAGTGTTCCAGGATAGCTGCAACTGCCGTCAAAAAGATACTGGGCGAGGGAGGCCTGATGGAGTACGAAAAGGTCATGGGCGGAGAGGACTTCGCCGAATACCTAAAGAAGGCCCCCGGAGCATTGGCACTGGTGGGCATTGGAAATGAACAAAAACAAACTATCTATCCACACCATCATCCGAACTTCAACATGGACGAAGACGCGCTCGAGATAGGCGTTGCCCTTTATGCCCAATATGCCCTTGAGTTTCTATGCAATAATTAAAATTAAAAAGGATGGCGAGTTAAGTGTTAGAGACAAATCTCGAAAGAATCAGGCATAACTTAGAGACTTTAAGCACGTTCAATTCTACACCGGATCATGGATGTACGCGCTTGTCCTTCTCGCACGAACATAGAAGAGCTCTAGATTTTTTGACTGAGGCTTGCACATCGCTTGGCATGGATGTCGTCATAGATCCTGTGGGAAACTTCAGGGCAAGGCTTAAGGGTTCGAGCTTAAGCGCTCCTGCCGTCATGTGTGGATCCCACATTGACACGGTTCTTCACGGTGGCAAGTTTGACGGAGCAGCAGGAGTCGTAGCTGCACTGGAAGCTCTCACGGTGATAAAAGAACAAGAAGTTTCCTTGAGACATCCCCTTGAGCTCATCGCCTTTGTGGAGGAGGAAGGGGCTTCCTTCGGCGGGGGCCTGGTGGGAAGCAAGGCATTGGTCGGGCAATATACAGTAAAGGACCTGATGAAGATCGTTAACGACGAAGGCGTATCCTTTTACGAAGCTGCTAAAAGGTTCGGCCTAAATCCGGACGATCTTGAAAATTACGTGATCAAAAAAGGCGACGTGAAGGCATTGATCGAGCTTCATATCGAGCAGGGAAATGTCTTGTATACTAAATCAATCCCCCTGGGAGTGGTTGAGGCCATAGTCGGAATAAGGCAGCTTTCCGTAACGCTTACGGGGATGGCAAACCACGCAGGAACCACCCCGATGAACCTGCGGCATGACGCTTTGGCAGCAGCGAGTAAGCTGATATCTTTCGTCGAACATTGCGCCAGGCATGAAGCCTTCGACACCACAGTAGCGACCGTCGGGAAAATACATT is a window from the Acetomicrobium flavidum genome containing:
- the yedF gene encoding sulfurtransferase-like selenium metabolism protein YedF, whose amino-acid sequence is MSDMKVVDARGMTCPKPVILTKQAIDSGETEIEVLVDNDVSFQNVKRFLNSRGYRVVEEGKREDGIFVIRGKLEVSPEGHRESPKETLSSGTPLATEKGKTVGILLLSNTLGRASDGLGEVLMKSFLGVLVEQDEPPVVLALMNEGVLLALPDSSACDILKDLEKRGTAILVCGTCTNHFGITDKVAVGTISNMFQITEAMMEVDKALIYG
- a CDS encoding nicotinamidase; the encoded protein is MPICKTDALIVVDVQVDFCPGGNLAVPGGDEIVTIVNRLVELFEKGGGLVIFSRDWHPQRHKSFRDEGGTWPPHCVQNTKGAEFHPDLLIPDSAIVVSKATDVAREAYSAFDGTGLSETLKAAGTERIFVCGLATDFCVKSTAMDARKLGYDTYVVLDASRGISEESVRASLEEMKETGIKIVKSFEIESL
- a CDS encoding membrane protein codes for the protein MNFDLITAFSIVLLILYIGDVVSVKTKAFVPSVFVSAVLFLLGFWTILPKNLIDLACLGQPLATLSMYLLLVHMGTMLNIKELAAQWKTVVISLAGIVGIVLGTMTLGKYLFGWEAVVIATPPLTGGIVAALMMQDAAAQKGLVELSVLAIVMYVSQGFFGYPLTAIALKREGKRLLSAFRKGEIQAQEVTVPDKTAPAYSSKLQIFAQVPPKYRTTYMYLLKLGIVAWASAMTATAINEAISRFVICLVFGVIAAEIGFLERRPLDLSNSFGFMMTTLMAFIFAGLAKATPDMIMRLIGPLFGIIIIGVVGMAILSMALGKILGYSTDMAFACALTALYGFPPNYVLTEEASKALAETPEEFKFLMDTMLPKMLVGGFTTVTIASVVLAGLFIKLL
- a CDS encoding M20 family metallopeptidase — its product is MDVKMLAKEVKDYVIELRREFHMYPERSGEEFRTSKRVKEELDKLGIPYIAAGRTGVIATISGRKPGKTVALRADMDALEVQEKNDVPYRSKNEGLMHACGHDGHTAMLLGAAKVLSAMREELKGNVRLIFQPAEETANGAVKMIEDGAMEGVDSIFGIHLWSGLPIGKVSVEAGPRMAAVDVFDITVQGKGGHGSAPHEGVDAVVVASNMVMALQTVVSRELSPLEPVVVTVGKLVAGTRFNVLASEAKLEGTNRYFNPKIKDVLPAAIERIAKHVAAGFRAEAKVNYTFATSPVINDPECSRIAATAVKKILGEGGLMEYEKVMGGEDFAEYLKKAPGALALVGIGNEQKQTIYPHHHPNFNMDEDALEIGVALYAQYALEFLCNN
- a CDS encoding Zn-dependent hydrolase, coding for MLETNLERIRHNLETLSTFNSTPDHGCTRLSFSHEHRRALDFLTEACTSLGMDVVIDPVGNFRARLKGSSLSAPAVMCGSHIDTVLHGGKFDGAAGVVAALEALTVIKEQEVSLRHPLELIAFVEEEGASFGGGLVGSKALVGQYTVKDLMKIVNDEGVSFYEAAKRFGLNPDDLENYVIKKGDVKALIELHIEQGNVLYTKSIPLGVVEAIVGIRQLSVTLTGMANHAGTTPMNLRHDALAAASKLISFVEHCARHEAFDTTVATVGKIHCFPNVTNVIPGKVVFSVDIRDIRDEGISKVEQLIREEVKRISSEYGLQYSISLVGDSKPVKLSEEVISVIQRTAEEVGVKYLKMHSGAGHDSAILTEVTDVGMIFVPSIEGISHAPDENTTFEDLKTGCDVLVNSLVKLAQ